Proteins found in one Aspergillus chevalieri M1 DNA, chromosome 2, nearly complete sequence genomic segment:
- a CDS encoding uncharacterized protein (COG:E;~EggNog:ENOG410PGGM;~InterPro:IPR038071), whose translation MCYFYNEKMIENFNNELNICTADELFTKMHIGLHLCRENFVKSRNFNERLYDRTAKELLQKVNVHTFYLEFDTERAGGFEPLQYLPHNKNVVLGVVSSKYPELEDFDATLARVYDAAGYISKRSGRSEREALEQICVSPQCGFVSHSSGNAVGMDDMVPR comes from the exons ATGTGCT ACTTCTACAACGAAAAGATGATCGAAAACTTCAACAACGAACTCAACATTTGCACTGCCGATGAACTATTCACCAA GATGCACATCGGCCTCCACCTCTGCCGCGAAAACTTTGTCAAATCGCGGAATTTTAACGAAAGACTCTACGACCGCACTGCTAAGGAGCTACTACAGAAAGTAAATGTCCACACATTCTATCTGGAGTTCGATACAGAGCGCGCTGGAGGATTTGAGCCCTTGCAGTACCTCCCACATAACAAGAATGTCGTCCTGGGAGTTGTCAGCAGCAAGTACCCGGAGTTGGAGGACTTCGATGCGACGTTGGCTAGGGTATATGATGCTGCGGGGTATATCTCGAAGAGGAGTGGAAGGAGTGAGAGGGAAGCCCTAGAGCAAATTTGTGTCAGCCCACAGTGCGGCTTTGTGAGCCATAGTAGTGGGAATGCTGTTgggatggatgatatggTGCCAAGATGA
- a CDS encoding putative NUDIX family hydrolase (COG:L;~EggNog:ENOG410PNH9;~InterPro:IPR015797,IPR000086;~PFAM:PF00293;~go_function: GO:0016787 - hydrolase activity [Evidence IEA]), translating into MLPRLQQLVWHIRPRLFSIPLKTSAKTTATMSAFTIPNHSNLTVTTIPGLSQDDLLQFPAFKIWLSTVQRSLERQQNHKHEFHKDPYVLRKIDIQSVDRFKGGRLGFVKFRADVSNSKGEGLPGSVFLRGGSVGMLLILQPNDVPPSNEDEKRAIVTIQPRIPAGSLAFSEIPAGMLDDSGTFAGAAAKEIQEETGLSIPQNELVDMTSLALQTMHETQDGEALQKAIYPSAGGSDEFIPLFLCQKRMSRHDIEGLQGRLTGMRQDGEKITLKVVPLKDLWKEGLRDGKTLAAWALYKGLSEEGRI; encoded by the exons ATGCTCCCCAGACTGCAACAACTTGTGTGGCATATTCGACCACGTCTTTTCTCCATTCCCCTGAAGACATCTGCGAAAACCACAGCGACAATGTCCGCCTTTACAATCCCTAACCACTCCAACCTAACCGTCACCACAATCCCCGGCCTCTCACAAGATGACCTCCTCCAATTCCCCGCATTCAAAATTTGGCTGTCGACTGTACAGCGCTCGCTAGAAAGGCAGCAGAACCACAAGCATGAATTCCACAAGGATCCGTATGTCCTTAGAAAGATCGATATCCAATCGGTGGATCGATTCAAGGGAGGACGACTGGGCTTTGTCAAATTCCGGGCAGATGTATCGAACTCAAAAGGGGAGGGCCTTCCAGGAAGTGTGTTTTTAAGAGGCGGAAGTGTAGGGATGCTC CTCATCCTCCAACCCAACGACGTACCCCCATCCAACGAAGACGAGAAACGCGCAATTGTAACAATCCAACCTCGCATCCCAGCCGGCTCCCTCGCTTTCTCCGAAATCCCTGCCGGAATGCTCGACGACAGCGGGACATTCGCCGGAGCTGCAGCGAAGGAAATTCAAGAAGAAACAGGACTGTCGATACCACAGAACGAGTTGGTGGATATGACTTCGCTTGCGCTGCAGACTATGCATGAAACGCAGGATGGAGAGGCGTTACAGAAAGCGATTTATCCTTCTGCGGGTGGGAGTGATGAGTTTATTCCGTTGTTTTTGTGTCAGAAGCGCATGTCGCGGCATGATATTGAGGGGTTGCAGGGTCGATTGACGGGTATGCGGCAGGATGGGGAAAAGATTACGTTGAAGGTTGTGCCTTTGAAGGATTTGTGGAAGGAGGGATTGCGGGATGGGAAGACTTTGGCTGCGTGGGCTCTTTACAAGGGTCTTTCTGAGGAAGGAAGGATTTGA
- a CDS encoding MutT/nudix family protein (COG:L;~EggNog:ENOG410PJH1;~InterPro:IPR015797,IPR000086;~PFAM:PF00293;~go_function: GO:0016787 - hydrolase activity [Evidence IEA]): protein MSTPNYAKSKFLSAGPLDPAEARWARLVKTIYLDPNGIERTWESAERQTRPKNCAIDGVGIITILNKSTGPELLLQKQYRPPIDMVVIEVPAGLIDPNESVEECTVRELKEETGYVGVAEETSSVMYNDPGFCNTNLNMVHVRVDMSLPENQNPKPQLEDNEFIECFSVPLSTLFEEVRKLENEGYAIDARVGTIAEGIELAKKLNL, encoded by the exons ATGTCGACGCCAAACTACGCAAAATCGAAGTTCCTCTCCGCAGGACCGCTG GACCCTGCAGAAGCCCGCTGGGCCCGCCTCGTCAAAACAATCTACCTGGACCCGAACGGCATCGAACGAACCTGGGAATCCGCGGAGCGCCAAACGCGCCCCAAAAACTGCGCCATCGACGGCGTGGGCATAATCACCATCCTGAACAAGAGTACCGGTCCCGAACTCCTGCTTCAGAAACAATACAGGCCGCCGATTGATATGGTTGTTATTGAGGTTCCGGCTGGGTTGATTGATCCGAATGAGAGTGTGGAGGAGTGTACGGTTAGGGAGTTGAAGGAAGAGACGGGGTATGTGGGGGTTGCGGAGGAGACGAGTAGTGTTATGTATAATG ACCCTGGATTCTGTAATACGAATCTGAACATGGTGCATGTTCGCGTGGACATGTCGCTCCCCGAGAACCAGAACCCGAAGCCGCAGCTTGAGGATAACGAGTTCATCGAGTGCTTTTCGGTGCCGCTGAGTACGTTGTTTGAGGAGGTCAGGAAGTTGGAAAATGAGGGATATGCTATCGATGCTCGCGTGGGGACAATAGCGGAGGGTATCGAGCTTGCGAAGAAGTTGAATCTCTGA
- a CDS encoding uncharacterized protein (COG:L;~EggNog:ENOG410PKF1;~InterPro:IPR027450,IPR037151,IPR005123;~PFAM:PF13532;~go_function: GO:0016491 - oxidoreductase activity [Evidence IEA];~go_process: GO:0055114 - oxidation-reduction process [Evidence IEA]), whose protein sequence is MGSTQLSQFKELPIRPAGIMWQDDFVSPDHEKRLISIFLNELKWPDRSGRLSLHYGYTFDYKTFGIDPDIPYTEFPDWLQPLIPTTESRPPDQVCLQYYPPGAGIPPHVDAHKAYDQLYALSFGAPVMMKFRRGEQQVDIDLTPRSMMQMTGDARLYWTHGIKKRKTDTLADGTVRPRGDRWSITYRWLREGECECGDIELCDTAQKRNGMEKENRSLKPLAANAIAQSPVN, encoded by the coding sequence ATGGGCTCAACACAGCTAAGCCAGTTCAAAGAGCTGCCTATTAGGCCAGCGGGAATTATGTGGCAAGATGATTTTGTTTCGCCGGATCACGAGAAACGCCTTATTTCAATCTTCCTCAATGAGTTGAAATGGCCTGACCGCTCCGGCCGCTTGTCACTCCACTACGGCTACACCTTCGACTATAAAACATTTGGCATAGATCCAGACATTCCATACACGGAGTTTCCAGACTGGCTACAACCATTGATTCCGACTACTGAGTCTCGACCACCGGACCAGGTCTGTTTGCAGTACTATCCACCTGGCGCTGGCATCCCGCCCCACGTGGATGCACATAAGGCCTATGACCAGCTTTACGCCCTATCTTTTGGCGCACCGGTCATGATGAAGTTCCGCAGGGGCGAGCAGCAGGTGGATATTGATCTGACCCCCCGAAGCATGATGCAGATGACGGGCGACGCGAGACTGTATTGGACTCATGGAATTAAGAAGCGCAAGACAGACACGCTGGCAGATGGAACAGTGAGGCCGCGGGGTGACCGATGGAGTATTACATATCGGTGGCTCAGAGAAGGGGAGTGTGAATGCGGGGATATTGAGCTGTGTGACACAGCTCAGAAACGGAATGGGATGGAGAAGGAAAATAGGTCATTAAAACCGTTAGCAGCGAATGCTATTGCTCAAAGCCCAGTTAACTAG
- a CDS encoding uncharacterized protein (COG:S;~EggNog:ENOG410PI2E), which yields MLSDFLTSSYLQYKADTDAVASWLVATARNYGFPVETLGGNPSPSSRAPAPSKNQPSKRLKGKARKLAREGASKPAPTPSKKPDQQKHTLAVKDFVNLADYIAAATKSQANVPASFVAVLNRAILVRRKHGLQATARFPADIQSQASSDSHGHFIGILEYVQQALRPRMRSEDIKDRLTQPSDDASLENIQNITNKFDGLDVQEPSEAFVQAPEIAMPTPTNGKPEVDYEAERMQDFEEAYFGFNLLLRDFAKLRNVITRTWGGYQSGLFDLVSASVMTNSAIDIARRMQEDVQQLFDKYGGSAKMLSAFYAAHCAQEGEDPEFKERFGDDMNFRTYNIAQSMFLPTFSFLNSFSVLVEGDNFLPFKQGYFGTFDRARDRSEKSAREKFSEDKIIMLEILSDFLTMHRITPPRPFEDEFTRGLRKMFDTHEIPLWLVFAAQVFLDIHHVLRDGMQRGFEDFGRFAKLTESSIRQNLDFHSNLRIEGWPKRNDKAFEELLQFIDMSVTSDPTLLVQEALGSSPGEPFKLMKWHPMLCGLAMFYLKARYQELSLSFQAAWGSVMYSAHLYNALRKEKLLKGQWIDMNMVMAWHDEIFVGEPPSRPEDYLKRFSLSMGWSAASYARNRRQSARLPEAKSGPKTMKPIANVSQMFVDRYCKESGQTELTETDLGRILAQGMWNNDEEGEEGFISMSRSRKDTAKKRWEHSRQVTAAELLETLRNTIQSEVAEMSFDYLMLHRVCWRMLRSAKEACDIHLRKIFGSGYLEKESQLPFLVGYIFMAVMNTDYLGKQIAEEGEVVKSNLLLCAAEVVEGMIDTKSGSIVHKRLAAQGFQIEFEEED from the coding sequence ATGCTGTCCGACTTCTTGACTAGCAGTTATCTGCAATACAAAGCAGATACGGATGCTGTGGCATCATGGCTGGTGGCCACAGCTCGAAACTATGGTTTCCCCGTTGAAACGCTGGGAGGAAACCCTTCCCCCTCCAGCAGGGCGCCTGCTCCCTCTAAGAATCAGCCGTCGAAACGGTTAAAGGGCAAGGCAAGAAAGTTAGCTCGTGAGGGTGCGAGCAAACCGGCCCCTACTCCTTCAAAAAAGCCTGATCAGCAGAAGCATACTCTCGCTGTGAAAGATTTTGTCAACCTGGCAGACTACATTGCCGCTGCCACTAAGTCTCAAGCCAATGTTCCAGCAAGCTTTGTCGCTGTGCTGAATCGAGCCATTTTGGTGCGACGAAAGCATGGTTTGCAGGCCACAGCAAGGTTCCCTGCCGACATCCAGTCTCAAGCATCGTCTGACTCACACGGCCATTTTATTGGAATCCTGGAGTATGTTCAGCAGGCGTTGCGTCCTCGAATGCGGAGCGAGGACATCAAAGATCGATTGACCCAACCTTCAGATGACGCTTCATTGGAGAACATTCAAAATATTACTAACAAATTCGATGGCCTTGATGTGCAGGAGCCTTCGGAAGCATTTGTACAGGCGCCTGAAATTGCAATGCCAACCCCCACGAACGGCAAGCCAGAGGTCGACTATGAAGCTGAGAGGATGCAGGATTTCGAAGAGGCATACTTTGGTTTCAATCTTTTGCTTCGTGATTTTGCTAAGCTACGAAATGTCATTACCCGCACTTGGGGCGGCTATCAATCCGGCCTCTTTGATCTCGTTTCTGCTTCAGTAATGACAAATTCTGCCATCGACATAGCCCGACGAATGCAAGAAGACGTTCAGCAGCTGTTTGACAAATATGGAGGATCTGCCAAAATGCTCAGTGCATTCTACGCGGCTCATTGTGcgcaggagggagaggatCCAGAATTTAAAGAGCGTTTTGGAGACGACATGAATTTCCGGACCTACAACATTGCCCAGTCTATGTTTCTGCCCACATTCTCATTTTTGAACTCGTTCAGTGTTCTCGTCGAGGGCGATAACTTTCTACCATTTAAACAAGGGTACTTTGGCACCTTCGACCGAGCTAGGGACCGGTCGGAGAAGAGCGCAAGAGAAAAGTTTTCGGAAGACAAGATCATCATGTTGGAAATCCTCTCCGATTTTCTTACCATGCATCGGATCACGCCTCCACggccctttgaagatgaattTACTCGGGGATTAAGGAAAATGTTCGACACGCATGAAATTCCGCTCTGGCTTGTATTCGCCGCCCAGGTCTTTCTCGACATCCACCATGTCCTCCGTGATGGTATGCAACGGGGCTTTGAAGATTTTGGGCGATTTGCCAAGCTAACTGAATCATCCATCCGTCAGAATCTTGATTTCCATTCCAATCTTCGAATCGAAGGATGGCCAAAGCGAAATGACAAAGCATTTGAGGAGCTCCTTCAGTTTATTGATATGTCCGTGACCTCAGATCCCACCCTGCTAGTGCAGGAAGCCCTTGGATCAAGCCCAGGAGAGCCTTTCAAACTGATGAAATGGCATCCCATGCTGTGCGGTCTCGCCATGTTCTACTTGAAGGCTCGATACCAAgagctttctctttcttttcaagcTGCATGGGGTTCGGTTATGTACTCGGCTCATCTATACAATGCCCTCCGCAAAGAAAAGCTACTGAAGGGTCAATGGATTGATATGAACATGGTCATGGCCTGGCATGATGAGATCTTTGTTGGTGAACCACCCAGCCGACCAGAAGATTACTTGAAACGATTCAGCCTGAGCATGGGCTGGTCGGCTGCATCATATGCGCGAAACAGACGTCAGTCTGCCCGGCTACCAGAGGCGAAGAGCGGACCAAAAACAATGAAACCAATTGCCAACGTTTCGCAAATGTTCGTGGATCGTTATTGCAAGGAATCTGGACAGACTGAACTCACCGAAACTGATCTTGGAAGAATCCTTGCCCAAGGGATGTGGAATAATGacgaagaaggggaagaggggtTTATCTCCATGTCACGTAGTCGCAAAGACACGGCTAAAAAGCGATGGGAACATTCCCGTCAGGTGACAGCTGCTGAATTACTGGAGACTTTGCGCAACACAATTCAGAGTGAAGTCGCGGAAATGAGCTTTGATTACTTGATGTTACATCGAGTATGCTGGAGGATGCTTCGGTCTGCCAAAGAAGCGTGTGACATCCACCTGCGAAAAATCTTTGGCTCTGGGTACCTGGAGAAAGAGAGCCAGCTGCCATTTCTGGTAGGATATATCTTCATGGCTGTCATGAATACTGACTACCTGGGGAAGCAGATAGCAGAAGAGGGCGAAGTAGTTAAGAGTAATTTACTGCTGTGTGCCGCGGAGGTGGTTGAGGGTATGATAGATACAAAGTCTGGATCCATTGTGCACAAGAGGCTGGCCGCACAAGGCTTTCAGATTGAatttgaagaagaggattgA
- a CDS encoding HAD family hydrolase (COG:S;~EggNog:ENOG410PJGF;~InterPro:IPR041492,IPR006439,IPR023198,IPR036412, IPR023214;~PFAM:PF03031,PF00702,PF13242,PF13419;~go_function: GO:0016787 - hydrolase activity [Evidence IEA]): MPKITELFFDCDNTLVLSEELAFEACADLANEILEKRGISDRYTGSQLIQDFVGQNFRGMMISLQAKYKFELSKEELEDYVKREEDKVIAKLNEKAQPCIGVNEVLEKLYNSKKYDMAVVSSSALRRVQASIKKVGQDKWLDPELVFSAASSLAKPTSKPDPAIYLHALDKCGKKAEETVAIEDSKSGALSAIRAGIHCIAYVGSYSDDNKKLQMAQQLEELGAKVVMKDWSEFEKCLGEIEAA; the protein is encoded by the exons ATGCCTAAG ATCACTGAGCTTTTCTTCGACTGCGACAACACCCTCGTCCTCTCGGAAGAGTTGGCCTTCGAGGCGTGTGCTGATCTCGCCAATGAGATCCTCGAGAAGCGTGGCATCTCGGACCGCTACACCGGCTCTCAGCTCATCCAGGACTTTGTCGGTCAGAATTTCCGTGGTATGATGATTTCTCTTCAGGCCAAGTACAAGTTCGAGTTGTCCAAGGAAGAGCTCGAGGACTACGTCAAGAGGGAGGAGGACAAGGTTATTGCCAAGTTGAACGAAAAGGCCCAGCCTTGCATCGGTGTCAACGAGGTCTTGGAGAAACTCTACAACTCCAAGAAGTATGACATGGCCGTTGTCTCTTCGTCCGCTCTCCGCCGTGTCCAGGCTTCCATCAAGAAGGTGGGCCAGGACAAGTGGCTCGACCCCGAACTGGTTTTCAGCGCTGCCAGCTCCTTGGCCAAACCTACCTCCAAGCCTGATCCcgccatctacctccacgCTCTTGACAAGTGCGGCAAGAAGGCGGAGGAGACCGTTGCCATCGAGGACAGCAAGTCTGGTGCGCTCAGTGCCATCCGTGCCGGCATCCACTGCATCGCCTATGTTGGCAGCTACTCCGATGACAACAAAAAGTTGCAGATGGCTCAGCAGCTCGAGGAACTCGGTGCCAAGGTCGTCATGAAGGATTGGTCTGAGTTCGAGAAGTGCCTTGGCGAGATCGAGGCTGCTTAA